One genomic segment of Suricata suricatta isolate VVHF042 chromosome 16, meerkat_22Aug2017_6uvM2_HiC, whole genome shotgun sequence includes these proteins:
- the TEX101 gene encoding testis-expressed protein 101, with product MGTRAVQCLLFLLLLGAPFLASVQNLKCHKGVSTSIEKDPSSVFNWTTEEAESCESGSFCQESLLMVKAGTKTAVLATKGCTSDGTQAVTYVQHSPPPGIITVSYTSYCDDSFCNNRKDLQELWRPEETQEASRAPNTSGVPLYCPTCVALGTCLTAPSLLCPNDTIQCYEGKLQISGGGIDSVLEIKGCTSVTGCGLMAGFFTIGPMWVKEVCPHQSLPQPRKVENGATWLPVSVWRLGLLLLLLLQ from the exons ATGGGGACCCGTGCAGTCCAGTGTTtgctgttcctcctcctcctgggagccCCCTTCTTGGCCT cgGTGCAGAACTTGAAGTGTCACAAGGGCGTGTCCACCAGTATAGAAAAGGACCCAAGCAGCGTGTTTAACTGGACCACGGAGGAGGCGGAGAGTTGTGAGAGCGGGTCCTTCTGCCAGGAATCCCTTCTGATGGTTAAAGCAG GGACCAAGACAGCAGTTTTGGCCACTAAGGGCTGCACCTCGGATGGCACGCAGGCGGTGACGTATGTCcagcactccccacccccaggcattATCACAGTGTCCTACACCAGCTACTGTGATGATTCCTTCTGCAACAACAGAAAGGACCTCCAGGAGCTTTGGAGGCCGGAAGAGACCCAAGAAGCCTCCAGAG CTCCCAATACATCAGGGGTACCCCTCTACTGCCCCACCTGTGTGGCTTTGGGGACCTGCCTGACTGCgccttctcttctctgtcccaaTGATACAATCCAGTGCTATGAAGGAAAACTTCAGATCAGTGGAG GAGGCATCGACTCTGTTCTGGAGATCAAAGGTTGTACATCAGTCACCGGTTGCGGACTGATGGCTGGGTTCTTTACCATAGGACCCATGTGGGTGAAGGAAGTATGTCCGCACCAGTCTCTCCCTCAACCCCGGAAGGTTGAAAATGGGGCCACCTggcttcctgtttcagtttggaGGTtagggctgctgctgctgctgttactgCAATAA